The Doryrhamphus excisus isolate RoL2022-K1 chromosome 1, RoL_Dexc_1.0, whole genome shotgun sequence genome includes a window with the following:
- the slc22a2 gene encoding solute carrier family 22 member 2 isoform X1, which translates to MTSFDDILEEVGKFGRCQKRIFALLCLVSMPWAGVYVGIVFQGFTPDHWCRDSDVQQWRQACGRSLADSRRMTAPLLNVSGELQHSSCEQYDVDWNATLTCDSQEEMDLSGAPTVPCKSGWEYDYEERRSFVTEFDLVCSDAWLMDMFQAMLNIGFLLGSIAIGYLADRFGRKLSFLMSNVFNGIAGILVAVAPDYVSMLIFRVLFGFGVKGGWMAGYVLITEIVGVEYRRTVGVVYQMFFSVGLLVLPLLAYFITDWRWLQVVITVPYFLYVFYYWFIPESPRWLLSQNRKAQAVEITEAMAKENHMTLSKNIETLRDDNADPSATASFMDLIRTPNMRKHTFILSYNWFTSAVVYQGLIMRLGLLGGNVYISFLISALVEFPAAFLILFTIERVGRRFPFAAANVVAGAACLITAFLPDSEDARVRLPVCFIHWDLTVGLVVAGVSWLKTAVACVGRLGITMAFEMVVFVNTELYPTFVRNLGVSVCSTLCDIGGIVAPFLLYRLAVIWLELPLIIFGILAFLAGALVLLLPETRGVPLPDTIHDIEFPDKAKLKGEQKNQQLNTLLPTPTANISTNQNTASV; encoded by the exons ATGACCTCCTTTGATGACATCTTGGAGGAAGTCGGGAAGTTCGGGCGCTGCCAGAAGCGCATCTTCGCCCTGCTGTGCCTGGTGTCCATGCCCTGGGCCGGCGTCTACGTGGGCATCGTGTTTCAGGGTTTCACCCCGGACCACTGGTGCCGGGACAGCGACGTGCAGCAATGGAGGCAAGCGTGCGGCCGCAGCTTGGCCGACAGCCGCAGGATGACGGCGCCGCTGCTGAACGTGTCCGGCGAGCTGCAGCACAGCAGCTGCGAGCAGTACGACGTGGACTGGAACGCCACGCTCACCTGCGACTCTCAAGAAGAGATGGACCTGAGCGGAGCCCCCACCGTGCCCTGCAAGAGCGGCTGGGAGTACGACTACGAGGAGAGGCGGTCCTTTGTGACGGAG TTTGACCTGGTATGCTCCGACGCCTGGTTGATGGACATGTTCCAGGCCATGCTGAACATCGGCTTCCTGCTGGGCAGCATCGCTATCGGTTACCTGGCTGACAG ATTTGGCAGGAAGTTGAGCTTCCTGATGTCCAACGTGTTCAACGGCATCGCAGGGATCCTGGTGGCCGTGGCACCTGACTACGTGTCCATGCTGATCTTCAGGGTGCTCTTTGGCTTCGGCGTGAAGGGAGGCTGGATGGCAGGATACGTGCTGA TCACCGAGATCGTAGGTGTGGAGTACCGGCGCACGGTGGGCGTGGTTTACCAGATGTTCTTCAGCGTGGGGCTCCTGGTGCTCCCCCTGCTGGCCTACTTCATCACCGACTGGCGATGGCTGCAGGTCGTCATCACCGTGCCCTACTTCCTCTACGTATTCTACTACTG GTTCATTCCAGAGTCTCCAAGATGGCTGCTGTCCCAGAACAGGAAGGCCCAGGCTGTGGAGATCACGGAGGCCATGGCCAAGGAGAACCACATGACTTTGTCCAAGAACATCGAG ACTTTGAGGGACGACAACGCTGACCCCTCGGCCACCGCCTCCTTCATGGACCTGATCAGAACGCCCAACATGAGGAAGCACACGTTCATCCTCAGCTACAACTG GTTCACCAGCGCGGTGGTCTACCAGGGTCTGATCATGCGGCTGGGCCTCCTGGGAGGAAACGTCTACATCAGCTTCCTCATCTCCGCTCTGGTGGAGTTTCCCGCCGCTTTTCTCATCCTCTTCACCATCGAGCGCGTCGGCCGCCGCTTCCCCTTTGCCGCCGCCAACGTGGTGGCCGGAGCCGCCTGCCTCATCACCGCCTTCCTTCCTGACAGTGAGGACGCCCGTGTCCGTCTGCCCGTGTGCTTCATCCATTGGGATCTTACGGTCGGTCTTGTCGTGGCAGGCGTGTCCTGGTTGAAGACGGCGGTGGCCTGCGTGGGCCGGCTGGGCATCACCATGGCCTTCGAGATGGTGGTCTTCGTCAACACGGAACTCTACCCCACGTTTGTCAG GAACCTGGGCGTGTCCGTGTGCTCCACGCTGTGCGACATCGGCGGCATCGTGGCGCCCTTCCTGCTCTACCGGCTGGCCGTCATCTGGCTGGAGCTGCCCCTCATCATCTTTG GTATTCTGGCTTTCCTGGCCGGCGCTTTGGTCCTGCTGCTTCCGGAAACACGAGGCGTCCCGCTGCCCGACACCATCCATGACATCGAGTTCCCTGAcaa GGCGAAGCTGAAAGGCGAGCAGAAGAACCAGCAGTTGAACACCCTCCTCCCCACCCCCACCGCCAACATCTCAACCAACCAAAACACAGCAAGTGTCtga
- the slc22a2 gene encoding solute carrier family 22 member 2 isoform X2 — MTSFDDILEEVGKFGRCQKRIFALLCLVSMPWAGVYVGIVFQGFTPDHWCRDSDVQQWRQACGRSLADSRRMTAPLLNVSGELQHSSCEQYDVDWNATLTCDSQEEMDLSGAPTVPCKSGWEYDYEERRSFVTEFDLVCSDAWLMDMFQAMLNIGFLLGSIAIGYLADRFGRKLSFLMSNVFNGIAGILVAVAPDYVSMLIFRVLFGFGVKGGWMAGYVLITEIVGVEYRRTVGVVYQMFFSVGLLVLPLLAYFITDWRWLQVVITVPYFLYVFYYWFIPESPRWLLSQNRKAQAVEITEAMAKENHMTLSKNIETLRDDNADPSATASFMDLIRTPNMRKHTFILSYNWFTSAVVYQGLIMRLGLLGGNVYISFLISALVEFPAAFLILFTIERVGRRFPFAAANVVAGAACLITAFLPDSVSWLKTAVACVGRLGITMAFEMVVFVNTELYPTFVRNLGVSVCSTLCDIGGIVAPFLLYRLAVIWLELPLIIFGILAFLAGALVLLLPETRGVPLPDTIHDIEFPDKAKLKGEQKNQQLNTLLPTPTANISTNQNTASV; from the exons ATGACCTCCTTTGATGACATCTTGGAGGAAGTCGGGAAGTTCGGGCGCTGCCAGAAGCGCATCTTCGCCCTGCTGTGCCTGGTGTCCATGCCCTGGGCCGGCGTCTACGTGGGCATCGTGTTTCAGGGTTTCACCCCGGACCACTGGTGCCGGGACAGCGACGTGCAGCAATGGAGGCAAGCGTGCGGCCGCAGCTTGGCCGACAGCCGCAGGATGACGGCGCCGCTGCTGAACGTGTCCGGCGAGCTGCAGCACAGCAGCTGCGAGCAGTACGACGTGGACTGGAACGCCACGCTCACCTGCGACTCTCAAGAAGAGATGGACCTGAGCGGAGCCCCCACCGTGCCCTGCAAGAGCGGCTGGGAGTACGACTACGAGGAGAGGCGGTCCTTTGTGACGGAG TTTGACCTGGTATGCTCCGACGCCTGGTTGATGGACATGTTCCAGGCCATGCTGAACATCGGCTTCCTGCTGGGCAGCATCGCTATCGGTTACCTGGCTGACAG ATTTGGCAGGAAGTTGAGCTTCCTGATGTCCAACGTGTTCAACGGCATCGCAGGGATCCTGGTGGCCGTGGCACCTGACTACGTGTCCATGCTGATCTTCAGGGTGCTCTTTGGCTTCGGCGTGAAGGGAGGCTGGATGGCAGGATACGTGCTGA TCACCGAGATCGTAGGTGTGGAGTACCGGCGCACGGTGGGCGTGGTTTACCAGATGTTCTTCAGCGTGGGGCTCCTGGTGCTCCCCCTGCTGGCCTACTTCATCACCGACTGGCGATGGCTGCAGGTCGTCATCACCGTGCCCTACTTCCTCTACGTATTCTACTACTG GTTCATTCCAGAGTCTCCAAGATGGCTGCTGTCCCAGAACAGGAAGGCCCAGGCTGTGGAGATCACGGAGGCCATGGCCAAGGAGAACCACATGACTTTGTCCAAGAACATCGAG ACTTTGAGGGACGACAACGCTGACCCCTCGGCCACCGCCTCCTTCATGGACCTGATCAGAACGCCCAACATGAGGAAGCACACGTTCATCCTCAGCTACAACTG GTTCACCAGCGCGGTGGTCTACCAGGGTCTGATCATGCGGCTGGGCCTCCTGGGAGGAAACGTCTACATCAGCTTCCTCATCTCCGCTCTGGTGGAGTTTCCCGCCGCTTTTCTCATCCTCTTCACCATCGAGCGCGTCGGCCGCCGCTTCCCCTTTGCCGCCGCCAACGTGGTGGCCGGAGCCGCCTGCCTCATCACCGCCTTCCTTCCTGACA GCGTGTCCTGGTTGAAGACGGCGGTGGCCTGCGTGGGCCGGCTGGGCATCACCATGGCCTTCGAGATGGTGGTCTTCGTCAACACGGAACTCTACCCCACGTTTGTCAG GAACCTGGGCGTGTCCGTGTGCTCCACGCTGTGCGACATCGGCGGCATCGTGGCGCCCTTCCTGCTCTACCGGCTGGCCGTCATCTGGCTGGAGCTGCCCCTCATCATCTTTG GTATTCTGGCTTTCCTGGCCGGCGCTTTGGTCCTGCTGCTTCCGGAAACACGAGGCGTCCCGCTGCCCGACACCATCCATGACATCGAGTTCCCTGAcaa GGCGAAGCTGAAAGGCGAGCAGAAGAACCAGCAGTTGAACACCCTCCTCCCCACCCCCACCGCCAACATCTCAACCAACCAAAACACAGCAAGTGTCtga